Proteins from a single region of Streptomyces spinoverrucosus:
- a CDS encoding SRPBCC family protein: MSSLPVTATSYSSAPSALVYAALLDAESWPSWTSYYEVQWELPAGVERPARVDDLRTIRSRLGRVCCRERIVELVPDQRFSYEQAAGLFASHRGSVDLARAPHGGTNITWSATYRHALPLLGTLRRRRLQVLVHDLASYANSIVSRNS, from the coding sequence GTGTCGTCCCTCCCTGTTACTGCCACCTCGTACTCATCGGCGCCTTCCGCTCTCGTCTACGCAGCACTCCTGGATGCAGAATCCTGGCCGTCGTGGACCTCCTACTACGAGGTCCAGTGGGAGTTGCCCGCGGGGGTCGAGCGACCGGCACGTGTAGATGACCTCCGCACCATCCGTTCCCGCCTTGGACGTGTGTGCTGCCGCGAGCGCATTGTCGAGTTGGTTCCCGACCAGCGGTTCAGCTACGAACAGGCCGCCGGGCTGTTCGCGTCTCATCGGGGGTCTGTGGACCTGGCTCGAGCACCCCACGGCGGCACCAATATCACCTGGTCGGCAACCTACCGGCACGCCCTCCCGCTTCTGGGCACGCTCAGAAGACGGCGCCTGCAGGTTTTGGTCCACGATCTCGCGTCATACGCCAACTCAATCGTGAGCCGAAACTCCTAG